TAGCTGGTCGTCAGAGCGTCAAAAGACCAGAGAATGTAACGATTTCAAACCCGAAAATACTCCAGGCACAACCTGTTATTCAAAATAAACGGGGAATGGGGAATGGGGAATGGGGCATGAAGAAGAGACAAGGGAGACAAGGAAGAGGGAGGAGACAAGGAAGAGACTTGTCCAATAATTTCCCCTTGTCCCCCTCGTCCCCTTCCCCCTGCCTCATTCAACTATGCTGGTATAGCAAAAGCATTTTGTTTGTTAATGGTTCTTTATCATGGGAAAAAAGCTTGTAGTTAATTGAATTGATGCTTACCCATATTAAAGACTTAGCAGCAAAACTAGCGCCTCGCTTGATTGAAATTCGCCGCCACATCCACTCTCACCCAGAACTCAGTGGTCAAGAGTACCAAACAGCAGCCTTCGTAGCTGGTGTTTTGTCTTCCAGTGGTCTGCATGTACAAGAGGGAGTTGGCAAAACGGGCGTAGTTGGAGAACTCCAAGGCACTGGCCAAAATGACCGTTTATTGGCAATTCGCACCGATATGGATGCCTTGCCAATTCAAGAGGGCACAAATTTGGAATACGCCTCTCGTGCAGAGGGTGTTATGCACGCTTGTGGTCACGATGTCCATACTACCGTGGGGTTAGGAACAGCGATGGTTCTTTCCCAGATGGCAGAGGAATTAGGTGGGAAAGTGCGGTTTTTATTTCAACCAGCCGAGGAAATTGCTCAAGGAGCAAGCTGGATGGTGAAAGATGGGGCGATGGAAAACGTCTCAGCTGTATTAGGGATTCATGTTTTCCCTTCTATACCCGCAGGATCTATTGGCGTGCGTTACGGGGCTTTAACAGCCGCCGCAGATGATTTAGAAATTCTAATTATGGGAGAATCTGGGCACGGTGCGCGTCCTCATGAGGCCATTGATGCAATTTGGATTGCTTGCCAAGTTATTACTGCATTGCAACAAGCGATCAGCCGAACGCAGAACCCCTTGCGTCCTGTAGTATTGAGTATCGGAAAGATTAATGGTGGCAGAGCGCCGAATATAATTGCTGATAAAGTGCAGTTATTGGGAACCGTGCGATCGCTCCATCCCGAAACCCGTGCCCATCTCCCAAACTGGATTGAAAACATTGTATCTAGTGTCTGCCAGACCTACGGGGCAAAGTATCAAGTCAATTATCGCCAGGGTGTACCCAGTGTTCAAAATGATTATGCTTTGACGCAATTGTTACAATCAGCCGCAGAAGAAGCCTGGAGTAGCGATCGCGTTCAAGTTTTACCCGAACCTTCTCTTGGTGCTGAAGATTTTTCTATGTATTTGGAACACGTCCCTGGCTCCATGTTTCGCTTGGGTGTGGGCTACAAAGAAAGAATGATTAACCACCCATTACACCATCCCCAATTTGAAGTCGATGAATCTGCCATTCTCACTGGGGTTGTAACTATGGCTTATGCCGCTTATAAATATTGTCAGCAAAATTTTTAAACAAAAGCTTCCAGCACATCAGGACTGGGAGCTTTTGTTTAACTAACTTGTTTTAGCGGATATAGAAAGCTCAAAAGCATCCTACGCATTCGATTCGCTAACAACGCCCAATTTCTCTTGAATTCGGGTCTTAGCGGCTTTGAATTCAGTCGCCAGTTGCTCACTTTGATCGCTGCTCAAGTTGTTACGAATGGCAGCAAACATTGTGCTTTCTTCTTGACGAATATGGTCGCCAACAGCTTCCATCAGCTGTCTAACTCGATCTTTGAATTCAGATGAAGAAGGGCTGATAGCCTTAATTTGCTCTAACACCCGCTTCATCTCAGCTTGCTCGTCAAACAATTCTTGGGTGTTATCTTGACCGTAGAAAGGACGTACTCTTGGATAGACTACTTCCTCTTCAGCTTCGGCATGAGCGGTTAGATCCTTGTAAATCTGACCGAAGTATTCTTGGATCTTTTGTGGATTGTCGCTTTGCAGAAGTTCGGTAAATAGGGTATTTACCTTGTTGTGATCGAGGCGGATAACATCCTGGATATTCAGATCGCTTTTGTCACTGGTTTGGGTAACAGCACTACCTACTACACCACTTACCGCAGCCATCGCGTCTTGAACGCGCGCCCAAATTCCTTGATCTGCATCTTGTCCAGTGAATTCACGGACACCCAGAATTTCCAGAATGCCTTTGAGTTGTTCTTGGTGAGCGCGGTTCTCAAAGTTAATGGTATTCAAAGGCCCGATCGCTAACAACACATCAGCACCAACTTTTTGAGCAGCCTTGTGAACTATCAAGCCACTCATTACTAGTTGATGTTTCAGCAATTCATGCTGAGATACTTTTTCATACAGGCTCAACTCAGAACCTTTGAACAATTCGCGAGCTTTTTCAATGAATTGTGTAACATTTTTTTTGGGTTCAGCCTGAATGCCATACTGACCAATTACAGTTTCCAGAACGCCAAGATTTTTTTCATCATCTTTGAGGAAATTTCGGATGCGATCGGCAATTTCGGCATCGAGTCCTTCTCTCAAAAGCGATTGTTCATTTTCGATAACCAACTGTTGAAGTGCTTTGATACTAGCCAATTTCACAGCAATAGCATTGCGTTTCGTATCATCTAAAGTAGCTACCATCCGTAGTTCTCCTCGGCAAAGTGTTCATAATTATTACTGATTTAAGATTGACATGGAGGATAGGGAGATTTCATCTTTCTTTTGAGTGATAGCTCTCATGACTCTGGGTAGACAAAAGTTTAGCGTTACAGAACAGAAATACAAATTGAAGCGATCTCCTCGATTTATAGTTCTAAATTAAGGACAGTTATTTAGGATTACATCCAAATTGAACAGATAAACAGATTACCTAATTTTGAAGCAATCTATATCTCTAGAATGAAAATTAATCTCAAAAAATTACTTCTTATTCAAGAGGTCAAAATCATAAGTAGTTCCAGAAGAACAACGCTCACAACGCTCTATTTTGACTAGCAAAGCTTCTCCTTGACGCTCACCCGAAGGCGAAAACTTAATCATTCCTGTGGCTCCAGAAGTTGAAAAATCACGATTAGACAATACCTTTTGCAACCCTTCGCGAGTATTATCTTGTTTCAAGCCAGTGATAATTACTTGGAGTGCATCATAAGCTCCGGCTGTTCTCTGATTTACCCGTGCATTCCAAAGCTTAAAGGCATTTTCTGCAAATGGATTATTTTTATTA
The Nostoc punctiforme PCC 73102 genome window above contains:
- a CDS encoding M20 family metallopeptidase; translation: MLTHIKDLAAKLAPRLIEIRRHIHSHPELSGQEYQTAAFVAGVLSSSGLHVQEGVGKTGVVGELQGTGQNDRLLAIRTDMDALPIQEGTNLEYASRAEGVMHACGHDVHTTVGLGTAMVLSQMAEELGGKVRFLFQPAEEIAQGASWMVKDGAMENVSAVLGIHVFPSIPAGSIGVRYGALTAAADDLEILIMGESGHGARPHEAIDAIWIACQVITALQQAISRTQNPLRPVVLSIGKINGGRAPNIIADKVQLLGTVRSLHPETRAHLPNWIENIVSSVCQTYGAKYQVNYRQGVPSVQNDYALTQLLQSAAEEAWSSDRVQVLPEPSLGAEDFSMYLEHVPGSMFRLGVGYKERMINHPLHHPQFEVDESAILTGVVTMAYAAYKYCQQNF
- a CDS encoding hemerythrin domain-containing protein — translated: MVATLDDTKRNAIAVKLASIKALQQLVIENEQSLLREGLDAEIADRIRNFLKDDEKNLGVLETVIGQYGIQAEPKKNVTQFIEKARELFKGSELSLYEKVSQHELLKHQLVMSGLIVHKAAQKVGADVLLAIGPLNTINFENRAHQEQLKGILEILGVREFTGQDADQGIWARVQDAMAAVSGVVGSAVTQTSDKSDLNIQDVIRLDHNKVNTLFTELLQSDNPQKIQEYFGQIYKDLTAHAEAEEEVVYPRVRPFYGQDNTQELFDEQAEMKRVLEQIKAISPSSSEFKDRVRQLMEAVGDHIRQEESTMFAAIRNNLSSDQSEQLATEFKAAKTRIQEKLGVVSESNA